A genome region from Triticum aestivum cultivar Chinese Spring chromosome 2B, IWGSC CS RefSeq v2.1, whole genome shotgun sequence includes the following:
- the LOC123042322 gene encoding uncharacterized protein gives MGVKLPEEGKKALSLAYRSGLNAVERGKAVSLAVHSGLKAEVAVYVAVRSGLEAEQVKRLVDNSVQCGLEAEEAEKILHLAVRSGLDAEETLSAAIRTGLKTEEEIHACLLQQLLASFDKRNRNDPELDKWIRPVDRSRNAPKFPFFLFKMKASAEKAQVSWWMKKYDIFPPERPGYTCALRVARLVIRPDGFRLEQAGEGGQPGAISYHTDTSYKKWLRPKEGIFKEGSSLPLREVAVIQRLPRGEGVSIISHVNGLGVKLGDILFVLHGWSVTVALSFTEREFYVSSKFKEESLYTSTDLDFIDITVPVENLIKRLYQMYKLEEQDKREVQEKQDNQQTAKLMCQQEERMRQLEDQKKEKLEVRQRRRAERKKYDGLHMEMKNVVRQMKQGASAEGIQGQLEEFEDTCYFAPMLSLFGEPEPDSVKPSEESYAKVRGCARNL, from the coding sequence ATGGGTGTCAAGCtaccggaggaggggaagaaggccCTCTCCCTCGCCTATCGGAGCGGGCTAAATGCCGTCGAAAGGGGGAAGGCCGTATCCCTCGCCGTCCACAGCGGGCTCAAAGCCGAGGTCGCCGTCTACGTCGCCGTCCGGAGCGGGCTCGAGGCCGAGCAAGTGAAGAGGCTCGTCGACAACTCCGTCCAGTGCGGACTTGAGGCCGAGGAGGCGGAGAAGATCCTCCACCTCGCCGTCCGGAGCGGGCTCGACGCCGAGGAGACCCTCTCCGCCGCCATCCGCACGGGCCTGAAGACCGAGGAGGAGATACACGCCTGCCTGCTCCAGCAGCTGCTCGCGTCCTTCGACAAGCGAAACAGGAACGACCCCGAGCTGGACAAGTGGATACGCCCCGTCGACAGGAGCAGAAATGCCcccaagttccccttcttcctcttcAAGATGAAGGCGTCCGCCGAGAAAGCGCAGGTGTCATGGTGGATGAAGAAGTACGATATATTCCCTCCCGAGCGGCCCGGGTACACCTGCGCCTTGCGGGTCGCGCGCCTGGTGATCCGACCGGATGGATTTCGTCTGGAACAGGCAGGGGAGGGCGGGCAGCCGGGTGCGATATCCTACCATACCGACACGAGTTACAAGAAGTGGCTACGTCCCAAAGAAGGCATCTTCAAGGAGGGCTCCTCTCTGCCTCTCAGGGAGGTCGCCGTGATCCAGAGGCTGCCCCGCGGCGAGGGGGTTTCCATCATCTCTCATGTGAATGGTCTTGGTGTCAAGCTTGGTGATATCCTCTTTGTGTTGCACGGCTGGTCTGTAACCGTAGCCCTGAGCTTCACTGAGCGGGAGTTCTATGTATCCTCCAAGTTCAAGGAGGAATCGTTGTACACCAGCACCGATCTTGATTTCATAGACATTACGGTCCCTGTTGAGAATCTGATCAAGAGGCTTTACCAGATGTATAAGCTAGAGGAACAAGATAAAAGGGAAGTGCAGGAGAAACAAGATAATCAGCAGACAGCGAAGCTGATGTGCCAGCAGGAGGAACGGATGCGCCAGCTAGAGGACCAGAAAAAGGAGAAACTGGAAGTCCGGCAGAGGAGAAGGGctgagagaaagaaatatgatgGCCTGCATATGGAAATGAAGAATGTGGTTCGACAGATGAAGCAAGGAGCAAGTGCTGAAGGAATACAAGGGCAACTTGAAGAATTTGAGGACACTTGCTATTTCGCCCCAATGCTTTCGCTTTTCGGAGAACCTGAACCTGATTCGGTGAAACCATCGGAAGAGAGCTATGCCAAAGTGAGGGGATGTGCAAGGAATCTCTAG